The following proteins are co-located in the Doryrhamphus excisus isolate RoL2022-K1 chromosome 15, RoL_Dexc_1.0, whole genome shotgun sequence genome:
- the dexi gene encoding dexamethasone-induced protein homolog, protein MTHAIHAQLDSVESLLDEHPYMFYLGLFFVNVLILYYAFLMEYIVLNVGIVFLPEDMDQALVDLGVLSDPASLPYDTDTDLDVFEGYLD, encoded by the coding sequence ATGACACACGCAATTCATGCACAGTTAGATTCAGTGGAATCGCTTTTGGACGAGCACCCCTATATGTTTTATCTGGGCCTATTCTTTGTGAACGTTCTCATCCTCTACTATGCCTTCCTCATGGAGTACATAGTCCTGAATGTGGGGATAGTATTTCTGCCAGAGGATATGGATCAGGCCCTGGTGGACCTAGGGGTTCTGTCTGACCCGGCATCCCTCCCTTACGACACGGACACGGACCTGGATGTGTTTGAGGGATACCTGGACTGA